In Thermodesulfobacteriota bacterium, the genomic stretch GGTAGACCTGGACCTCTATAGCCTCTGCCATTAGCGCCAGGTCGTCGAGGAAATACCTCTTGAGCACTTCCTTATTGTCCCTGAACCCGGCAGCAAAGGCGAACAGGATGGGCAGGAGTATTATGACGACCGCCAGGAAGGCCTTGGCCGATAGGGAAAATTTCAGTCTTTTCTTCATTATCAGGGTTTGCCGGTTTTGGGAGAGGGTCGTCAAAGGCGTGCTTTCAGGCGAAGCCCTGCCGTTCGGGAAAACGGCGCTGAACCGATTCTGCCCGGCCTTTGCAAATCATATAATCAAAGCCTGAAAAAAGCAAACGGAACCACTGCCCCCTACTCTTATCGACAGGAACATGGAGGGGTTTAGCCATATATTGGGCCTTTTGCGCGTCCAGGCGCGGAATTCGCCATCGCCTGACCGAAAAGCCTTGACAATTCCGGACGAAAAAATTATTTTTACTGTGAATTGAAAAAAGATGCGAAGAGGCTTGGGCCGCGCGGGATTTGGGCGCCTGCCTTTTTAATGGCATGACGAATTCCGGACGGATTCTCCGGGACCCGGGGAGGAGCGTGACCCGGTGGGTTTGAAACCAAGGAAGCGATTCACATGAGCTTTGTGCTGACTGCAATAATAATGTTCGCCTTCTGGCTGCTCCTTTCCGGGGAGTTCGCTCCCATTCTACTCGGCGCCGGGGCGGTATCCTCTCTCCTGGTGGCTTACATCTCCCACGACATGCTCTTCGGGAATGTCCGTTTCAGCGTGCTGGCGGGCCGGTTCTGGCGCTTCCTCCTTTATCTCCCCTGGCTCTTCAAGGAAATAGTGGTCGCGAACTTCGACCTCGTATACAGGACCCTCCACCCCGGGATGCCCATAGACCCCGAGGTCACGAGGTTCCAGACCGGCCTCAACACGGACACCGGGATCACGATGCTCGCCAACTCCATCACGCTTACGCCTGGCACGGTCACGATGGAGGCCAGGTCCGACGGCTCCTTCACCGTGCATTCGCTCGTGCGCGGCTCCGACGCAGAAGACATGGAGAGGCGCATCAAAAGAATAGAGGGGGGCGCGTAGCCATGTTCACTGGAGCCGCCCTCGTGGTGGTGTTCGCAGCGGTGCTAGTCCTTTACAGGGCGATAAAGGGGCCCAGGGTCTACGACAGGCTCCTGGCAGTGAACGTCATCGGCACGAAAACGGTCATACTCATGGCGCTTATCGGCTTCATGTACGAGCGTCCGTATTTCCTGGACGTCGCGCTCGTGTACGCGCTCATAAACTTCATAGCCACAATAGCTTTTCTCAAGTACAGGGAATTGGGGAGGCTTGACTGATGGACCTGAGGGTGGTTCTGGCGGGGCTCTTCATAGCAGCAGGGTGTTTTTTCCTAATCGTAGCCGCGATCGGCATACTAAGGTTCCCGGACTTCTACACCCGCATGCACCCCGCCGGAAAGGCCGACACGCTCGGCCAGGCCCTCATCATAGCGGGCCTCATCATCTACTGGGGCATAAACCTCGTAAGCGTGAAGCTGCTCATCATCGCGCTCTTCCTCATGGTGGCCAATCCCACCGCGGCGTACGCCCTTGCTAACGCGGCCTACTCCTCGGGGATAAAGCCGTGGAAAAAGGGGGAGGAGCGGAGATGAGAAAGCCGTCGTACTGGCCGGCCCTGTAATGCCCGGCCCGTCGCGGCCTGGCCGAGCCCTTTTCCGGGCGTCCGTCCGGGCACGGGCGCGCAGCCGCGGACAGCGGCTGCCTCCGGTTCAAGGGGCCGGCATATAGGTTTGAAATGGGCGGAATAATAATCGACATCGTGCTCCTTTTCTTCCTGGTCGTCTGCGCTCTCGCCGCGGTCAGGATGAAGGACCTCCTTAGCGCCACTGTGGTGCTTGGCGCCTACAGCCTCATCATGGCCGTCATCTGGACCGTGCTGAACGCGGTCGACGTCGCGTTTACCGAGGCGTCGGTCGGCGCCGGCATAACGACGGTCCTCCTGCTTGCGGCGCTAAGCAGGACCAGGAGGGGCGAGGCGGGGTTCGACAGCGCGCCCAAAAGAAAGGTCGTGACCGGCTTCAGGCCCGGGAACCTGGTCCTCTTCCTCGTGGCCGTATTCACGTTCGCCATGCTTGTCTACGGCTCTACCGACCTGCCTGCTTTCGGCGACCCTGAAGCCCCGATCCATACCCATGTCGCGCCGCGCTATATCGAGAGCGCCTATAAGGAGACCGGGGTCATCAACCTCGTGACCGCGGTGCTGGCGAGCTACAGGGGATATGACACCCTCGGGGAGACCACGGTCATCTTCACGGCAGGCCTGGCGGTCATAGTCCTCCTCAGGAGGACCCGGGAATGAAAGAGCATGTGGTATCGAAAACGGTCGCCAAGCTTCTTATACCGTTCATACAGCTCTATGCCCTGTACGTCCTGGCCCACGGCGAAAACGGCCCGGGCGGAGGGTTCCAGGCGGGCGTCATCTTCGGCGCCGCCCTCATCCTCTACGTGATCTGCTTCGGCATCGACGAGGGGAGGAGAAGGTTTTCGGAGAAGACGGGTGACATACTGAAGTCGCTCGGCGTCCTCATATTCGCGGGCATCGGCATTGCCTGCCTGTGGGCCGGGGGCGCTTACCTCGAGTACGCGGCCCTGCCGCTCGGCGCTCCCAAGCTCGCAAGCCATTTGGGGATATTCGGCATCGAGATAGGCGTCGGGATAGCCGTCGCCGGGGTCATGATAACCATATTCTTCGAGACCGCGAGGAAGGACGAGGATGATTGAGCTCATCCTGGGCAAGTACAATTACTGGATATGCATTGCCCTCATGATGGTGGGTTTCTACGCCATGATAGCGAAGGAGAACCTCATCAAGAAGGTCATAGGGATGAACATATTCCAGACAGCCGTTTTCCTCTTCTACGTCTCGGGCGCGAAGGTCAACGGCGGCACCGCCCCGATATTGACGGAAGGAGCGAAGCTCTACGACAACCCGCTCCCCCACACCCTGATGCTCACCGGGATAGTCGTGGGCGTAAGCACCACGGCAGTGGCGCTGGCTCTCATAATAAGGATATACAAGGCGTTCGGCACCATAGAGGAAGACGAGATACTGAAGATGCGGGAAAAGGACGGATAGCGTCCGCTCCCTCCACCCAGCCAACCAACAGCGGAGAAGACAGGGCATTGGACCGGGCCCGTAGCATAAATTGATGCTTGCAGACAACTATCCTATCCTCGTAATAGTAATCCCGCTCATAGCGGCCGTAATCGCCTTCCTGGCCGGGCTCCTGAAAAAAGAGCTCGCCTGGTATGTGACCGCCCTCGCGTGCCTGTCGTCCTTTCTCATGGCCATGTCCATGCTCCTTTCCGTCCTCGGCGGCGAAACCATAAGCTACCGTCTCGGCGGGTGGGAGCCGCCCTGGGGCATAGAGTACGTGGTCGACTACCTGAGCGCCCTTGTGCTCGCGATAGTCACCTTCATCGCGCTCGCCGTGACCCTGTACGCGAAGCGGAGCGTCGAGCATGAGATAGTCCCGGGCAAGCATGCGCCGTTCTACGCCCTGTACCTTCTCATGGTAGCGGGCCTCCTCGGCATGACCATAACCGGGGACGTCTTCAACCTGTTCGTATTCATCGAGATCGCGTCGATATCAGGGTACGCGCTCGTGGCGATGGGCCGCAGCCGCGACGCACTCATATCGAGCTTCAATTACCTCATCCTCGGCACCGTGGCCGCCACCTTTATTCTCATAGGAATAGGCTACATCTATATGGTCACCGGCACGCTCAACATGGCGGACCTGCGGATTAGGCTCCCGGAGCTTTACGACACCAGGGCAGTGAGGACCGCTTTCGCCTTCCTCACGGTGGGCCTGAGCCTGAAGCTCGCGCTCTTCCCGCTCCACATATGGCTCCCGGGCGCCTACACGCACGCGCCCTCGGCCGTATCGTCCCTCCTTGCGGCTACAGCCACCAAGGTAGGGGCTTACGTGCTACTGAGGTTCATGTTCACGGTCTTTACCGTGGATTTCGACCTGGAGATAGTGCCGGTAACCAGGATATTCATAGCGCTTTCGTCCGCGGCCATAATACTGGGCTCTGTGCTGGCGATCTCCCAGACGAACCTCAAGAGGATGCTCGCGTATTCGAGCGTGGGACAGATAGGCTATATAGTGCTCGGGGCCGCCCTCGTGAACGAGCTCGGGCTCACCGGGAGCATCATCCACATCTTCAACCACGCGCTGATGAAGGGCGCCCTTTTCATGGTGGCGGGCGCGGTAGTCCTCCGGACCGGTTCCGAGAAGATTTCCGACCTTAGGGGCATTGGGAGAAAGATGCCCTTCACCATGGCCGCGTTCACGGTAGGGGCCCTTTCCATGATAGGGGTGCCCCTGACAGTGGGGTTCGTGAGCAAGTGGTACCTGGCGCTCGGCGCCCTCGAGGCCGGGATGTGGTTCCTGGTGCCCGTGATACTCGTAAGCTCGCTCCTCACGGCGGTCTATTTCTGGAGGATAGTGGAGGCCATATACTTCCGCCCTTACGAGGCGGCCGCCGCCAGGCCGGGGCACGCGTTTGACGGCGCCGGACGGCCCGTAAGCGAGGCGCCTTTCACGATGGTCGTGCCGATGGCGGTCCTGGCCGCGCTCTGCATCGTATTCGGGGTCGCCGCCCACCTGCCGGTCTCGGTCGCAGGCAAGGCCGCGAGCCTTCTACTGGGGAGCTAAACGGTGGAGATCATCCATTCCATAAAGCCGCTCCTGGCCGTATCCGTCTCGCTCGCGGCAGTGCTCCTTATCGGGCTCTCGTCGAGGCGTCCGGACATCCGGGAGTCCTGGACGGTCCTGGCCGCCCTGGCCAAGTTCATAATAGTCGCCTCGATGCTGCCGGAGGTCCTCTCGGGCAAGTCCCTTGCCATCCATCTTGCGACGGTGGCCCCCGGGCTCGAGATAAAGCTACAGGCGGACGCGCTTTCGCTCGCCTTCGCGGCCACGGCCTCTTTTCTCTGGATAATCACCTCGTTTTATTCCATAGGGTACATGCGCACGCTGAACGAGCACGCGCAGACCAGGTACTTCATGAGCTTCGCCCTTGCCATGTCCGGCGCCATGGGCGTGGCCTTCTCGGCAAACATGTTCACGCTCTTCATCTTCTACGAGATGATAACCTTCTCGACGTTCCCGCTCGTCGCTCACAAGGAAACCCCCGAGGCCATACAGGGCGCGAGGCGCTATCTCGTCTATCTCCTCGGCACCTCGCTCGCGTTCCTCCTGTTCGCCATGTTCCTCACCTACCAGGCAGCCGGCACGCTGGATTTCAGCCCCGGCGGCATACTCGACGGCAAGGCTTCGGACGCGCTCATAGCGGTCATCTTCATACTTTTTATCGCCGGGATAACCAAGGCCGGCATGATGCCGTTCCATTCGTGGCTGCCCGCCGCCATGGTCGCGCCCACCCCGGCGAGCGCGCTCCTCCATGCCGTGGCGGTCGTGAAGGCCGGGGTCTTCACCGTAATTAAAGTCGTCCTTTTCATATTCGGCACGGACGTGCTCTCCAGGATCGGGCTCAATGAAGCGCTCATGTACTTTGCCGCCGCGACCATAGTCATCTCTTCCATAGTGGCCCTGAAGCAGGACAATTTGAAGAGAAGGCTCGCCTACTCGACGATAAGCCAGCTTTCGTACATAGTGCTGGCCGTGGCCATACTCACGCCCGGGGGCATTACCGGGTCGGTTATGCACATAGTCGCCCACGCCTTCGGCAAGATCACACTCTTTTTCGCAGCCGGGGCCATATATGTGGCCCATCACAAGACCAAAGTAAGCGAGCTCGACGGCATAGGGAGGAAGATGCCATTCACAATGGGCGCCTTCGCCGTGGGGTCGCTATCCATGATAGGCGTGCCGCCTTTCGCGGGCTTCATAAGCAAGTTCTACATCTTTACCGGGGCGATAGAGGCCGGGCACCTCGTGGTGCTCGCGGTTCTTGCCGTCAGCACCGTCTTGAACGCCTGTTACCTCCTCCCGATAGTCTACGCGGCGTTTTTCAAAAAGCCTGCACCGGCCCCGCGCGACTACCCCTTGAAGCCCGACCTGCACGAGGCGCCGACCCTGATGCTCATACCTCTTGTGCTTACGGCGGCGGCGACGCTGGTCTTGTTTTTCTATCCGTCGGTCTTTCTCGAGCTCGCGGCCTCGGTGGCCGGGGCGGGGAGGTAAGCGCATGAAGAGCGAAGAGGGAAAGGAAATACAGGTGCTTCAGCATGACGAGGTGCCGGGGTACAGGACGGCGTTCTATATCGTCTTCGCCGTGGCCGTCATTTATTTCTGGGCCATCATAAGCTACGGTTAGCCAAGTCGGCGCGGCTGCGCCGGGGAGAGATCGCAATGTCAGGTGAGAATCCGCTTTTCAAGAGCCCGCGCACCCTGAAGGTGCTGCTAAGGGTGTTCTTCGCCTCTCTTGTCGGGCTGGTAATCCTCGATTTTTTCATAGAGAAGCACCCGGAATTCCCCTGGGAAGGCTATCCGTCCTTTTACGGCACCTATGGCTTCGTAGCCTGCGTGGTTCTGGTGCTCGCGGCCAAGTACATACTGCGCCCGCTCGTGAAGCGCAGGGAGGACCACTATGGTTAGCGCCGTGCACCCTGGTGCGCTCCTCATAGCCGGCGCGCTCCTCATCCCCTTCCTCCGGGGGAGCGTGAAGCAGGCGTATCTTCTGCTCCTCACTGCCGGCGCGTTCCTTGCGGCGATAAGCCTGCCCGAAGGCGTTTACTGGACGGTCGAGTCCGGGTTCCTGGGCCACGACCTCGTATTCGGAAAGGTGGACAGGCTTAGCCTGGTATTCGGCTACATCTTCACGCTCATGGCCTTCATAGGCACGCTCTTCGGTATACACATGAAGGACGACGGCGAAAAGGTCGTGTCGCTCATCTACGCCGGGAGCTCCATAGGGGCGGTGTTCGCGGGGGACATGCTGACCCTATTCATATTCCTGGAGGTAATGGCCCTGACCGCCACCTATCTGGTCTGGGCCAGGAAGACCGCCGCCTCTTATCTGGCCGGGCTCCGCTATTTCACGGTGCACGCCATAGGCGGGCTCCTTTTCCTCGCGGGCCTCATAATGCACTCGTACGAGACCGGCTCCATAGCCTTCGGGCTCATCGGCCTCGATTCATTGGCGTCCTATCTTATACTCCTGGGCTTCGGCGTCAACTGCGCCTTCCCGCTCCTTCACGCGTGGCTGCCCGACGCCTATCCGGAATCGACCATACTGGGGACCATCTTCCTGAGCATCTTCACGACCAAGACTGCGGTATACCTCCTGGCCAGGGCCTTTCCCGGGACCGAGGAATTAATCTACATAGGGGCGGTCATGACGGCCTTCCCCATATTCTATGCGGTCATCGAGAACAACATGAACCGCGTGCTCTGCTACAGCCTCATAAACCAGGTGGGGTTCATGGTCGTGGGCATAGGCATCGGGACCGAGCTCGCCGTGAACGGCGCGGTTGCGCACGCCTTTACCAACATACTCTTCGAGGGGCTCCTTTTCCTCTGCATGGGCGCGGTATACCACCAGACCGGCAGGATAAACGCGACCGACATGGGCGGCCTCTACAAGACCATGCCCCTGACGGCGTTCTTCTGCATCATAGGCGCGGCCTCGATATCCGGCTTCCCGCTCTTTAGCGGCTTCGTCACGAAATCGATGATAGTGAGCGCCTCGGCGCACGAGGGGCTCGCCATAATCTGGTTCACGCTCCTCTTCGCGGCCGCGGGTGTTTTCCACCACGCCGGCATCAAGATACCGTTTTTCGCGTTCTTCTCGCACGATTCGGGCCTCAGGCCCAAGGAGCCGCCCGTCAACATGCTCATCGCGATGGGAATAGCCGCGTTCCTCAGCGTCTTCATAGGCGTCTACCCCTCGTCGCTATATTCGATACTCCCGTACCCCGTCGATTACGTGCCTTATACCGGGGCCCATGTGATGGCTCAGACCCAGCTCCTCTTCTTCTCGGCGCTGGCCTTCACGC encodes the following:
- a CDS encoding Na+/H+ antiporter subunit E, with the protein product MSFVLTAIIMFAFWLLLSGEFAPILLGAGAVSSLLVAYISHDMLFGNVRFSVLAGRFWRFLLYLPWLFKEIVVANFDLVYRTLHPGMPIDPEVTRFQTGLNTDTGITMLANSITLTPGTVTMEARSDGSFTVHSLVRGSDAEDMERRIKRIEGGA
- a CDS encoding monovalent cation/H+ antiporter complex subunit F, producing MFTGAALVVVFAAVLVLYRAIKGPRVYDRLLAVNVIGTKTVILMALIGFMYERPYFLDVALVYALINFIATIAFLKYRELGRLD
- the mnhG gene encoding monovalent cation/H(+) antiporter subunit G; this translates as MDLRVVLAGLFIAAGCFFLIVAAIGILRFPDFYTRMHPAGKADTLGQALIIAGLIIYWGINLVSVKLLIIALFLMVANPTAAYALANAAYSSGIKPWKKGEERR
- a CDS encoding DUF4040 domain-containing protein, whose protein sequence is MGGIIIDIVLLFFLVVCALAAVRMKDLLSATVVLGAYSLIMAVIWTVLNAVDVAFTEASVGAGITTVLLLAALSRTRRGEAGFDSAPKRKVVTGFRPGNLVLFLVAVFTFAMLVYGSTDLPAFGDPEAPIHTHVAPRYIESAYKETGVINLVTAVLASYRGYDTLGETTVIFTAGLAVIVLLRRTRE
- a CDS encoding Na(+)/H(+) antiporter subunit B yields the protein MKEHVVSKTVAKLLIPFIQLYALYVLAHGENGPGGGFQAGVIFGAALILYVICFGIDEGRRRFSEKTGDILKSLGVLIFAGIGIACLWAGGAYLEYAALPLGAPKLASHLGIFGIEIGVGIAVAGVMITIFFETARKDEDD
- a CDS encoding cation:proton antiporter subunit C, producing the protein MIELILGKYNYWICIALMMVGFYAMIAKENLIKKVIGMNIFQTAVFLFYVSGAKVNGGTAPILTEGAKLYDNPLPHTLMLTGIVVGVSTTAVALALIIRIYKAFGTIEEDEILKMREKDG
- a CDS encoding monovalent cation/H+ antiporter subunit D family protein is translated as MLADNYPILVIVIPLIAAVIAFLAGLLKKELAWYVTALACLSSFLMAMSMLLSVLGGETISYRLGGWEPPWGIEYVVDYLSALVLAIVTFIALAVTLYAKRSVEHEIVPGKHAPFYALYLLMVAGLLGMTITGDVFNLFVFIEIASISGYALVAMGRSRDALISSFNYLILGTVAATFILIGIGYIYMVTGTLNMADLRIRLPELYDTRAVRTAFAFLTVGLSLKLALFPLHIWLPGAYTHAPSAVSSLLAATATKVGAYVLLRFMFTVFTVDFDLEIVPVTRIFIALSSAAIILGSVLAISQTNLKRMLAYSSVGQIGYIVLGAALVNELGLTGSIIHIFNHALMKGALFMVAGAVVLRTGSEKISDLRGIGRKMPFTMAAFTVGALSMIGVPLTVGFVSKWYLALGALEAGMWFLVPVILVSSLLTAVYFWRIVEAIYFRPYEAAAARPGHAFDGAGRPVSEAPFTMVVPMAVLAALCIVFGVAAHLPVSVAGKAASLLLGS
- a CDS encoding monovalent cation/H+ antiporter subunit D family protein gives rise to the protein MEIIHSIKPLLAVSVSLAAVLLIGLSSRRPDIRESWTVLAALAKFIIVASMLPEVLSGKSLAIHLATVAPGLEIKLQADALSLAFAATASFLWIITSFYSIGYMRTLNEHAQTRYFMSFALAMSGAMGVAFSANMFTLFIFYEMITFSTFPLVAHKETPEAIQGARRYLVYLLGTSLAFLLFAMFLTYQAAGTLDFSPGGILDGKASDALIAVIFILFIAGITKAGMMPFHSWLPAAMVAPTPASALLHAVAVVKAGVFTVIKVVLFIFGTDVLSRIGLNEALMYFAAATIVISSIVALKQDNLKRRLAYSTISQLSYIVLAVAILTPGGITGSVMHIVAHAFGKITLFFAAGAIYVAHHKTKVSELDGIGRKMPFTMGAFAVGSLSMIGVPPFAGFISKFYIFTGAIEAGHLVVLAVLAVSTVLNACYLLPIVYAAFFKKPAPAPRDYPLKPDLHEAPTLMLIPLVLTAAATLVLFFYPSVFLELAASVAGAGR
- a CDS encoding Na(+)/H(+) antiporter subunit D, producing MVSAVHPGALLIAGALLIPFLRGSVKQAYLLLLTAGAFLAAISLPEGVYWTVESGFLGHDLVFGKVDRLSLVFGYIFTLMAFIGTLFGIHMKDDGEKVVSLIYAGSSIGAVFAGDMLTLFIFLEVMALTATYLVWARKTAASYLAGLRYFTVHAIGGLLFLAGLIMHSYETGSIAFGLIGLDSLASYLILLGFGVNCAFPLLHAWLPDAYPESTILGTIFLSIFTTKTAVYLLARAFPGTEELIYIGAVMTAFPIFYAVIENNMNRVLCYSLINQVGFMVVGIGIGTELAVNGAVAHAFTNILFEGLLFLCMGAVYHQTGRINATDMGGLYKTMPLTAFFCIIGAASISGFPLFSGFVTKSMIVSASAHEGLAIIWFTLLFAAAGVFHHAGIKIPFFAFFSHDSGLRPKEPPVNMLIAMGIAAFLSVFIGVYPSSLYSILPYPVDYVPYTGAHVMAQTQLLFFSALAFTLLMLAGIYPAEMRAINIDADWFYRRGAACFMWLLRNTFTRFGEAVSRFAFATVPGAAILLSRNPVAALKIAGDTLAASFSSEPRRTVIKSRISHEKAIYPGDIIKHWPIGATMLWIAIFLVAYLLLYYI